Below is a window of Vicinamibacterales bacterium DNA.
GAGGACGGCGTCCGCCCCGCGATATCCGGAGTTGTTCATCGACACCGGTTTCGATCGCCAGAATTCGTACACCCAGCTCAGGTTCCGCCCGGCCATCTCGAACAGGAAGGCATCGAACCGGCCGCTCGCCAGACGGGGCACGAGCTCGTCCTGCGGCACCGGGTGTATGCGCATGTCGACGCCGACCTCCGCGAGCTGCTTCTGAACGAGCAGGGCGACGCGCTCGAACCTCGAGTCATTCGCGAACACCAGGCATTCGAACGAGAAGCGCACGGGCGTCCCGGCCGCCGACTGCTGGATCTTCAGCCCCGCCGAGTCCAGCCGCTGCCGGGCGCTGTCCGGGTTGAACAGGAACGGCGTGGCGGGAGGAGAGTAGGCCCAGTGTTCCGGCGGGATCGGACCATCGGCCGGGCGTCCGCGGCCGCTCATCCCGTCGCGCACGAGCGCCGCGCGATCGACGGCTTCGTTGATCGCCTGGCGGACGTCGGCGCGCTTCAGAACCGGATGCCGAACGTTGAAGACCAGGGGAATGTAGTAGGGACGGGGGAACTTGTAGGTCTTGACCGTGGTTTCGCGCTCGACGAAGTCGGCGGCCTCGCGCCGCACTTCGTGAAGCATGTCGAGCTCGCCGCGCATCAGGGCCGCCCAGGCGTTGCGCTGCGTCGGGTAGTTCGTGACCTTGACGGTCGTGATCGCGGGATGCCCGCGGTAGTACTTCGGGAAGGCGACGAGGTTCGTTTCCTGGTCCGTCTGGCTCGCGAATTTGAAGGGGCCGGTGCCGATCTCCGGCTGTCCGGGCTTGACCACGAGCACTGCAGTCAGATCGGGCAGGATGAAGGAATTCGGCGCGGGCAGCGTGATCTCGATCGTGTCGGGCCCGACCGGCTCGATCGACGTGATGTTCACGAAGCTGACCGCGTCGCGGCGCGCCTTCGTCAGGCGGAGCGCCTCGGCGCCGATTTCCGGCGTCAGCCTGGTTC
It encodes the following:
- a CDS encoding ABC transporter substrate-binding protein is translated as MAIVAAAGVCAPGCARQPPGDPPLAVRIGIGAPIGTPGSGAGTVVASLVSDPWVTNKPDGRQAERIAKSWEWDSTGTRLRLKLRDDVLFHDGTRLTPEIGAEALRLTKARRDAVSFVNITSIEPVGPDTIEITLPAPNSFILPDLTAVLVVKPGQPEIGTGPFKFASQTDQETNLVAFPKYYRGHPAITTVKVTNYPTQRNAWAALMRGELDMLHEVRREAADFVERETTVKTYKFPRPYYIPLVFNVRHPVLKRADVRQAINEAVDRAALVRDGMSGRGRPADGPIPPEHWAYSPPATPFLFNPDSARQRLDSAGLKIQQSAAGTPVRFSFECLVFANDSRFERVALLVQKQLAEVGVDMRIHPVPQDELVPRLASGRFDAFLFEMAGRNLSWVYEFWRSKPVSMNNSGYRGADAVLDRIQSARTDDEIRSAVAELERVLHDDPPAAFLAWQETSRAVSAKIDVLAEPNRDVMTNIWMWRPATAAGTQASR